The Fusobacterium necrophorum subsp. necrophorum genome has a window encoding:
- a CDS encoding omptin family outer membrane protease, translating into MKKYLALMTLILSSTVYANGGELSANIQNLNGKAGEYVYIPTNGDKISYLKWDIKNVPMLNLGYNYEYDNWEFSIRGRKNIGNNIRSGYMKDYDWFSTAEESEPVLLQAGLSKDQAEAMAKEKSKELGIKLDVKEEEGQYAVQYTPQEKDRGELSNFSKNKNYVKNIIGLDLTAKYYLKKDDKYKIAPMVGLNYDKFEFYALGGDQKNYIPGTGAYTLEPGNGKKGITYKQRFMTPYLGLYFDYRINSNWEVNLLLKGSAWGRARAKDRHLERGKMESFEKYKSIKYLSSNLSIKYHWNESLALKYEIELTKYFKNKKSNVRHTDEDGKVENIKDLSGISNKTIASSFGFEYKF; encoded by the coding sequence ATGAAAAAATATTTGGCACTTATGACATTAATTTTGTCTAGTACAGTATATGCTAATGGAGGGGAGCTTAGCGCAAATATCCAAAATCTTAACGGGAAAGCTGGAGAATATGTTTATATTCCTACAAATGGAGATAAAATAAGTTACCTGAAATGGGATATAAAAAATGTTCCCATGCTAAATTTGGGCTATAATTACGAATATGACAATTGGGAATTTTCAATAAGAGGAAGAAAAAATATAGGAAATAACATTAGAAGTGGCTACATGAAAGACTATGATTGGTTCAGTACAGCGGAAGAATCCGAGCCTGTACTTTTACAAGCAGGATTGAGTAAAGATCAGGCTGAGGCTATGGCAAAAGAAAAAAGTAAAGAGCTGGGAATAAAACTTGACGTAAAAGAAGAGGAAGGTCAATATGCCGTTCAATATACGCCACAGGAAAAAGATAGAGGAGAGCTATCAAACTTCAGTAAAAATAAAAATTACGTAAAGAATATTATAGGTTTGGATTTAACGGCTAAATATTATCTGAAAAAGGATGATAAATATAAAATAGCCCCTATGGTCGGATTAAATTATGATAAATTCGAATTCTATGCATTAGGTGGAGATCAAAAGAATTATATTCCCGGGACAGGTGCTTATACTTTAGAGCCGGGAAATGGTAAAAAAGGAATTACATACAAACAAAGATTTATGACTCCATATTTAGGACTATACTTTGATTATAGAATTAATTCTAATTGGGAAGTCAATTTGCTTCTAAAAGGAAGTGCTTGGGGAAGAGCAAGGGCAAAAGATAGACATTTGGAAAGAGGAAAAATGGAAAGTTTTGAAAAATATAAATCAATTAAATACCTTTCTTCGAATCTTTCAATAAAATATCATTGGAATGAATCTTTAGCTTTAAAATACGAAATAGAACTTACAAAATATTTTAAAAATAAAAAATCAAATGTCAGACACACAGATGAAGACGGTAAGGTTGAAAATATAAAAGATCTTTCAGGAATATCTAATAAAACTATAGCTTCATCTTTCGGATTTGAATACAAGTTTTAA
- a CDS encoding tetratricopeptide repeat protein — translation MLNTDLLKVKFLSKYTEQALEDYEADLRMKLLVGKNAVSIMAKLASLCFFKKDYDMAVYFFEKLMKLDATNGNWPGFLAYVYYEQEKYKKAIPYFEKSVDLSPNSPFIYFLLGNSYSRLGKIKEATWCYELAIFLDFDIYGAHVDFAKKYEKMGQKEKALEEYILAYEIDPRDKKIRKKIDALSE, via the coding sequence ATGTTGAATACAGACCTATTGAAAGTAAAGTTTTTAAGTAAATATACAGAGCAAGCATTGGAAGACTATGAGGCAGATTTGCGAATGAAGCTTTTAGTGGGAAAGAATGCGGTTTCTATCATGGCAAAGCTGGCATCTTTATGCTTTTTTAAAAAAGATTATGACATGGCTGTTTATTTTTTTGAAAAGTTAATGAAATTAGATGCTACCAATGGAAATTGGCCCGGTTTTTTAGCCTATGTGTATTATGAACAGGAAAAATATAAAAAGGCGATTCCCTATTTTGAAAAATCGGTAGATTTGAGTCCAAATTCTCCTTTCATTTATTTCTTATTGGGAAACAGCTATTCTCGACTGGGCAAGATAAAGGAAGCAACTTGGTGTTATGAATTAGCAATTTTTTTGGATTTTGATATTTATGGAGCCCATGTGGACTTTGCCAAGAAATATGAAAAAATGGGACAAAAGGAAAAGGCATTGGAAGAATATATTCTTGCCTATGAAATTGACCCGCGAGATAAAAAAATAAGGAAGAAGATAGATGCCTTGTCAGAATAA
- a CDS encoding DnaJ domain-containing protein — protein MNNGFLILILIIAILAFSGRIQGLSGLLIFGLILFFLGWFTVKFFWIILAIVGINYITKSMRPKTHRRTQYTYRTYTQQDFEDFFRRAAGSQYGGQYQRRSSGNYGNPYATYTEDLTKYYMVLGVAKGVNKEEVKKAYLKKVKEHHPDRFASASESEKKYHEEQLKAINEAYDKIEKSYTV, from the coding sequence ATGAACAATGGATTTTTAATTTTGATATTAATCATCGCCATATTGGCATTTTCAGGAAGAATACAAGGTCTTTCAGGACTGCTGATTTTTGGTTTGATTTTATTTTTCTTAGGTTGGTTTACGGTTAAGTTTTTTTGGATTATACTGGCAATCGTGGGAATCAATTATATTACTAAGAGTATGAGACCGAAGACACATCGAAGAACACAATATACCTATAGAACCTATACCCAGCAAGATTTTGAAGATTTTTTTCGAAGAGCCGCTGGGAGTCAGTATGGAGGACAATATCAAAGGCGTTCTTCGGGAAATTATGGGAATCCTTATGCGACATATACAGAAGATTTAACAAAATATTATATGGTATTGGGAGTTGCCAAGGGAGTCAATAAGGAAGAAGTAAAGAAAGCCTATCTGAAAAAAGTGAAGGAACATCATCCGGATCGTTTTGCAAGTGCTTCTGAAAGTGAAAAGAAATATCATGAGGAGCAATTGAAAGCAATCAATGAAGCCTATGATAAAATTGAAAAAAGCTATACAGTGTGA
- the glmU gene encoding bifunctional UDP-N-acetylglucosamine diphosphorylase/glucosamine-1-phosphate N-acetyltransferase GlmU, which translates to MSLKTLILAAGKGTRMKSELPKVLHQVNGKAMLHKILEVVNSLQPEENILILGYKREEILKTLVNCSYVVQEEQLGTGHAILQAKEKLERYHGDIMVLYGDTPLLREETLQALYQYHREQKATTTVLTAIYENPFGYGRILKQDGKVLGIVEEKEATEEQKRIQEINAGVYCFDSQALWKALSQIDNHNEKGEYYLTDVLSIQAREGKKVLSYQLEDAQEILGVNSKVELAEASKVLRERKNKKLMEAGVILLDPTITYVEEDVEIGQDTVLAPTVVLQGKTIVGKQCEILGNTRIVDSQLGDKVIVESSVIEESILEEGVTMGPFAHLRPKTHLKKKVHIGNFVEVKKSVLEEGVKAGHLTYLGDAHVGERTNIGAGTITCNYDGVNKFPTNIGKDVFIGSDSMLVAPVTIGENALIGAGSVITKDVPENALAVERNKQIIKHEWRKKNGR; encoded by the coding sequence ATGAGTTTAAAAACTTTGATTTTGGCGGCAGGAAAGGGAACTAGAATGAAGTCGGAACTTCCAAAAGTATTGCATCAGGTCAATGGAAAAGCCATGTTGCATAAAATTTTGGAAGTCGTAAATTCTTTGCAGCCGGAAGAAAATATTCTAATTTTAGGATATAAGCGGGAAGAGATTTTGAAAACATTGGTAAATTGTAGTTATGTGGTACAGGAAGAACAGTTAGGGACAGGGCATGCTATTTTACAGGCAAAAGAAAAGTTGGAACGGTATCATGGAGATATTATGGTTCTTTATGGAGACACTCCTTTGTTACGGGAAGAAACTCTTCAGGCTTTGTATCAGTATCATCGAGAGCAAAAAGCAACGACAACAGTATTGACAGCTATCTATGAAAATCCTTTCGGCTATGGAAGAATTTTAAAACAAGACGGCAAGGTATTGGGAATTGTTGAAGAAAAAGAGGCAACGGAAGAACAAAAGCGGATTCAGGAAATCAATGCGGGAGTTTACTGTTTTGATTCCCAAGCTTTATGGAAGGCTTTGTCTCAGATTGACAATCATAATGAAAAAGGGGAATATTATTTAACAGACGTATTATCCATTCAAGCTCGGGAAGGAAAAAAAGTACTGTCATATCAATTAGAAGATGCCCAAGAAATTTTAGGAGTGAATTCTAAAGTAGAATTGGCGGAAGCAAGTAAAGTGTTACGAGAGAGAAAAAATAAAAAATTGATGGAAGCCGGTGTTATTTTATTGGATCCGACGATAACCTATGTGGAAGAAGATGTTGAAATAGGGCAGGATACCGTCTTAGCTCCTACAGTTGTATTGCAAGGAAAAACGATTGTTGGAAAACAATGTGAAATTTTAGGGAATACAAGAATTGTGGATAGTCAGTTGGGAGATAAAGTCATCGTAGAAAGTTCCGTCATTGAGGAAAGTATTTTGGAAGAGGGCGTTACGATGGGACCATTTGCTCATCTTCGTCCGAAAACTCATTTGAAGAAGAAAGTTCATATTGGAAATTTTGTGGAAGTGAAGAAGTCCGTATTGGAAGAGGGCGTTAAGGCGGGGCATTTGACCTATTTGGGAGATGCTCATGTCGGAGAAAGAACGAATATCGGAGCAGGAACAATTACCTGTAACTATGATGGTGTGAACAAGTTTCCCACCAATATCGGAAAAGATGTTTTCATTGGAAGTGATTCCATGTTGGTAGCTCCTGTTACGATTGGAGAAAACGCATTGATTGGGGCGGGTTCCGTCATTACGAAAGACGTTCCGGAAAATGCCTTGGCAGTAGAAAGAAATAAACAAATTATAAAACATGAATGGAGGAAGAAGAATGGTAGATAG
- a CDS encoding ribose-phosphate diphosphokinase: protein MVDSVKIFAGTSNKELAQKIAEKYGMELGKAEVVRFKDGEVFVKIDETVRGRDVFVVQPTSEPVNENLMELLIFVDALKRASAKSINVIVPYYGYARQDRKSSPREPITSKLVANLLTKAGVTRLLTMDLHADQIQGFFDIPVDHLQALPLMVKYFKSKGFYGDKVVVVSPDIGGVKRARKLAEKLDCKIAIIDKRRPKPNMSEVMNLIGEVEGKIAIFIDDMIDTAGTITNGAEAIMKRGAKEAYACCTHAVFSDPAIERLTASSLTEIIVTDSICLPERKKIDKIKILSVDALFAEAIKRVVHNESVSELFEVK from the coding sequence ATGGTAGATAGCGTTAAAATTTTCGCTGGAACATCAAACAAGGAGTTGGCTCAAAAAATTGCTGAAAAGTATGGAATGGAACTAGGAAAGGCTGAAGTAGTTCGTTTCAAAGATGGAGAAGTCTTTGTAAAAATTGATGAGACCGTTCGAGGAAGAGATGTTTTTGTCGTGCAACCGACATCGGAACCTGTGAATGAAAATTTAATGGAATTATTGATTTTTGTAGATGCCTTGAAAAGAGCTTCCGCGAAAAGTATCAATGTCATCGTACCTTATTATGGATATGCACGACAAGATAGAAAATCAAGTCCAAGAGAACCGATCACCTCAAAACTGGTGGCAAATTTGTTGACAAAAGCAGGGGTAACAAGATTATTAACAATGGATTTACATGCAGATCAAATTCAAGGATTTTTTGATATTCCCGTGGATCACTTACAAGCCTTGCCTTTAATGGTAAAATACTTTAAGTCAAAAGGTTTCTATGGAGATAAGGTCGTAGTGGTTTCTCCGGATATCGGCGGAGTAAAAAGAGCTAGAAAATTGGCTGAAAAATTGGATTGTAAAATTGCAATTATCGATAAGAGAAGACCGAAACCGAATATGTCGGAAGTGATGAACTTAATTGGAGAAGTGGAAGGAAAAATTGCAATTTTTATTGATGATATGATTGATACCGCAGGAACCATTACCAATGGGGCGGAGGCAATTATGAAAAGAGGAGCAAAAGAAGCCTATGCTTGTTGTACCCATGCAGTATTCTCAGACCCTGCGATTGAAAGATTGACGGCATCTTCTTTGACAGAAATTATTGTGACGGATTCTATTTGTTTACCGGAAAGAAAGAAAATTGATAAAATAAAGATTTTATCCGTAGATGCATTATTTGCGGAAGCAATTAAAAGAGTGGTACACAATGAATCTGTTTCCGAGTTGTTCGAAGTGAAATAA
- a CDS encoding L-threonylcarbamoyladenylate synthase, whose translation MEVKYKEIGEQIKKGALIIYPTDTVYGIGADMQSEEALIHLYQAKSRNFSSPLIALVDSVERISEIAYIDSKKEELEKLSKAFWPGGLTVILPAKDCVPKIMISGGNTVGVRIPNHEMALEIIRAAGGILPTTSANISGEATPSSYQELSEAIKQKADIVIDGGVCPVGEASTILDFTKDSLQILRLGAITKEEIEAVIGKI comes from the coding sequence ATGGAAGTAAAGTATAAAGAGATTGGGGAACAAATCAAAAAAGGGGCTCTTATTATTTACCCCACGGATACCGTTTATGGAATAGGAGCCGATATGCAATCGGAAGAAGCTTTGATACATCTATATCAAGCAAAATCAAGAAATTTTTCTTCTCCTTTGATTGCTTTGGTCGATTCGGTGGAGAGAATTTCTGAAATTGCGTATATAGATAGCAAAAAAGAAGAGCTTGAAAAATTGAGTAAAGCATTTTGGCCGGGAGGTCTGACTGTCATTTTACCCGCCAAAGATTGTGTCCCTAAAATTATGATTTCAGGGGGAAATACTGTAGGAGTTCGTATTCCGAATCATGAAATGGCACTTGAAATTATTCGAGCGGCAGGAGGAATTTTACCTACGACAAGTGCGAATATTTCAGGAGAAGCAACCCCAAGCAGCTATCAGGAATTATCGGAGGCAATCAAGCAAAAAGCGGATATTGTCATTGACGGAGGCGTTTGCCCGGTAGGAGAGGCATCCACTATCCTTGATTTTACAAAAGATTCCCTTCAAATACTGCGACTGGGTGCGATAACGAAAGAAGAAATAGAAGCCGTAATAGGAAAAATATAG
- a CDS encoding YARHG domain-containing protein, producing MQKIWRGMGIFGLLFLILNFFSYSNDWEFGSRGEHMVPFKNSRMKIKDEKIMMKLEEDKSGDFRMKVKVRFVLENEEEGKKIIGFVTPEREDNDAEEENAGKDKRLGITKFLSKVNGKTVLTQQKALQDILSKGILDKEAWEEYQEKKYWKSDVYYLEAPFFKGENVVEHEYYYTGSYGIFEREFAYILTTISKWQDQRVENFELLLDMKNAYVALPYTFWKNHKKIEWEMLGEGKSVEVEEGEKQKRVYLRMKNGVIRYRAKNFSPDKEFHAVVITDSRGTVGRVSNPKHSKYILHDKLTELLLRMQMEDEEFYREDLEKLTGEELELLRNYPYAFAGYDFSRKDLKAYFSQFVWYLPLGTKVPIKEEEVISVVDNIKKGRE from the coding sequence ATGCAAAAGATATGGAGAGGAATGGGAATATTCGGATTACTCTTTTTGATTTTAAATTTCTTTTCCTATTCGAATGATTGGGAATTCGGTTCTCGGGGAGAACACATGGTCCCTTTCAAAAATTCCAGGATGAAAATCAAAGATGAGAAAATTATGATGAAATTGGAAGAGGATAAAAGTGGAGACTTTCGAATGAAAGTCAAAGTTCGCTTTGTACTTGAAAATGAAGAGGAGGGAAAGAAAATCATCGGCTTTGTCACTCCGGAAAGGGAGGATAATGATGCAGAAGAAGAAAATGCCGGAAAAGATAAAAGATTAGGAATTACAAAATTTTTGAGCAAAGTCAATGGGAAAACAGTTCTCACTCAGCAAAAAGCTCTGCAAGATATTCTATCCAAAGGAATTTTGGATAAGGAAGCATGGGAGGAATATCAAGAAAAGAAGTATTGGAAAAGTGATGTGTATTATTTGGAAGCTCCTTTTTTCAAGGGAGAAAATGTGGTGGAACATGAATATTATTACACGGGGTCCTATGGTATTTTTGAAAGAGAGTTTGCCTATATTTTGACCACGATTTCCAAATGGCAGGATCAGAGAGTAGAAAATTTTGAACTGCTTTTGGACATGAAAAATGCTTATGTTGCCTTACCCTATACTTTTTGGAAGAATCATAAAAAAATTGAGTGGGAAATGTTGGGAGAAGGAAAAAGTGTTGAGGTGGAAGAAGGAGAAAAGCAAAAAAGAGTATACCTTCGTATGAAAAACGGAGTGATACGATACCGAGCTAAAAATTTTTCTCCTGACAAAGAATTTCATGCTGTGGTGATAACAGATAGCAGGGGAACGGTGGGTCGAGTTTCCAATCCGAAACATTCAAAATATATTCTCCATGATAAATTGACAGAACTGCTATTGAGAATGCAAATGGAAGACGAAGAATTTTACAGGGAAGATTTAGAAAAGTTAACAGGGGAGGAATTGGAACTTCTTCGGAATTATCCCTATGCCTTTGCGGGTTATGATTTTTCTCGAAAAGATTTAAAAGCTTATTTCTCACAATTTGTTTGGTATCTCCCTCTTGGAACGAAAGTTCCGATAAAGGAAGAAGAAGTGATTTCTGTCGTAGATAACATAAAAAAGGGAAGAGAGTAA
- the trpS gene encoding tryptophan--tRNA ligase has product MKRSLSGIQPSGILHLGNYFGAIEQFVRMQEEYEGFYFVADYHSLTSLTKPQDLRENTKNIILDYLSLGLNPEKSTLFLQSDVPEHVELYWLLCNVAPVGLLERAHSYKDKLAKGFTPNMGLFNYPALMAADILIYDADVVPVGKDQKQHLEMTRDIAMKFNQQYEVDFFHLPEPLILDKVAVVPGTDGQKMSKSYGNTIQMFAPKKQLKQQVMSIVTDSTPLEEPKNPDNNIAKLYALFTSIEKQNEMKEKFLAGNYGYGHAKTELLNTILEYFGQAREKREALEQNPKYVEDILQEGAKKARTIASKKVQEAKEIVGLLGNIYR; this is encoded by the coding sequence ATGAAACGAAGTTTATCTGGTATCCAACCGAGCGGTATTCTACATCTCGGAAACTACTTTGGTGCCATTGAACAATTTGTAAGAATGCAAGAGGAGTACGAAGGATTTTATTTTGTAGCCGATTACCATTCTTTGACTTCTTTGACGAAGCCGCAAGACTTACGAGAAAATACTAAAAATATTATTCTGGATTATTTATCCTTAGGACTGAATCCTGAAAAATCCACCTTATTTTTACAATCCGATGTTCCCGAACATGTCGAACTTTATTGGCTGCTTTGCAATGTAGCTCCTGTCGGTTTGCTGGAAAGAGCCCATTCCTATAAAGATAAATTAGCCAAAGGGTTCACTCCAAATATGGGACTGTTCAACTATCCTGCTCTCATGGCAGCTGATATTTTAATCTATGATGCTGATGTGGTTCCTGTCGGAAAAGACCAAAAACAACATTTGGAAATGACAAGAGACATTGCCATGAAGTTCAATCAACAATATGAGGTTGACTTCTTTCACTTGCCGGAACCTCTCATCTTGGATAAGGTTGCCGTCGTACCGGGAACGGACGGACAAAAAATGAGTAAATCTTATGGAAATACCATTCAGATGTTTGCTCCAAAGAAACAGTTAAAGCAACAGGTCATGAGTATTGTCACCGATTCCACTCCTTTGGAGGAACCTAAAAATCCGGATAATAACATTGCAAAACTTTACGCTTTGTTTACCAGTATTGAAAAACAGAATGAAATGAAGGAGAAGTTTTTAGCAGGAAATTATGGCTACGGTCATGCCAAGACGGAGTTATTAAACACTATTTTGGAATATTTCGGTCAAGCGAGAGAAAAGAGAGAAGCATTGGAACAAAATCCAAAATATGTGGAAGACATTCTACAAGAAGGAGCTAAAAAAGCAAGAACCATTGCAAGCAAAAAAGTGCAGGAAGCAAAAGAAATTGTCGGTTTACTGGGAAATATTTATCGATAA
- a CDS encoding ABC transporter ATP-binding protein, translating into MKTKKKKTLNVTELFQLLKMIFQYYPILFPTTLVCTFLNPLAGTVSSVFIREIIAVIEKNTKRGEWNMVSLQLLPFLYALVGCYLFSLTMALVSGQLMAVITPGILKKIRGKMFSQMQKLPIQYFDKHSYGEIMSHYTNDVDSLRQLVSQGFPQLFISFITAITVLSIMLYYCLWLTFLVLIAVIFISMITQKIGRNSIVHFSSQQNSLGKLEGFIEERINGQKIIQTLCQEEKNKHSFDTLNDTLFQEAKQANTYTNILNPILNSTGNFLYVIIVITGAFLLYFHIPNLSISGLPISMSIIIPFLNLSKTFSGSVNQVSQQMNAVASGIAGMKRISSLLKETTESDVGEVTLIRTENSENSKKIWTWKYRKPGKTLPCYKELRGEIHWKAVKFEYEEGKAVLENISLHVQPGKKIALVGATGAGKTTIANLLNRFYDVTAGEIYYDGINIQKISKKALRHSLGMVLQDTHLFTGSILENIRYGRLEATEEECISIAKLIGANDFISRLPEGYHTFLSETIDTLSTGQRQLIAIARAAIADPPIMILDEATSSIDTKTENIIQRAMEILMQGRTVFIIAHRLSTVKSADLILVLEKGHIIEQGNHASLMAQKGQYYQLYTSDFELELPQ; encoded by the coding sequence ATGAAGACTAAAAAAAAGAAAACACTGAATGTTACCGAGCTTTTTCAACTTCTGAAAATGATATTTCAGTATTATCCTATTCTATTTCCTACGACACTGGTTTGTACGTTTCTGAATCCTCTAGCAGGAACTGTTTCTTCTGTCTTTATAAGAGAGATTATTGCCGTGATTGAAAAAAATACAAAGAGAGGGGAATGGAACATGGTTTCCTTACAACTCCTTCCTTTCCTCTACGCCCTAGTCGGATGTTATCTTTTTTCTCTGACTATGGCTCTAGTATCCGGTCAACTCATGGCAGTCATTACCCCCGGAATCTTGAAGAAAATACGTGGCAAGATGTTTTCTCAAATGCAAAAGCTTCCGATACAATATTTTGACAAACACAGCTATGGAGAGATTATGAGTCACTATACCAATGATGTGGACAGTCTTCGACAGCTAGTTTCTCAGGGATTTCCTCAATTATTTATTTCTTTCATTACAGCTATCACCGTTCTGAGTATTATGCTTTACTATTGCTTGTGGTTGACCTTTCTCGTGTTAATTGCTGTTATTTTTATATCCATGATTACTCAAAAAATCGGAAGAAATTCGATTGTTCATTTCTCCTCTCAGCAAAATTCACTGGGAAAACTGGAAGGATTTATCGAAGAAAGGATCAATGGACAAAAAATAATTCAAACTCTTTGCCAAGAAGAAAAGAATAAACATTCTTTTGATACATTAAATGATACTCTGTTTCAAGAAGCAAAACAGGCAAACACATACACCAATATTCTGAATCCCATTTTAAACAGCACCGGAAATTTTCTTTATGTTATCATTGTCATCACTGGTGCCTTTCTGTTATATTTTCATATTCCAAATCTCAGTATTTCAGGTTTACCAATCAGCATGAGCATCATCATTCCTTTTTTAAATCTGTCAAAGACATTTTCAGGAAGTGTCAATCAAGTCTCTCAACAAATGAATGCGGTCGCTTCGGGCATCGCAGGAATGAAACGAATTTCTTCCCTACTGAAAGAGACGACAGAAAGTGACGTGGGAGAAGTTACTTTGATTCGTACTGAAAACTCTGAAAACTCTAAAAAAATCTGGACATGGAAGTACAGAAAGCCTGGAAAAACTCTTCCTTGCTATAAAGAACTTCGAGGGGAAATTCATTGGAAAGCTGTTAAATTTGAATATGAAGAAGGAAAAGCTGTTCTAGAAAATATTTCTCTTCATGTCCAACCCGGAAAGAAAATTGCTTTGGTAGGGGCAACTGGTGCAGGAAAAACAACAATTGCCAATCTGTTGAATCGCTTTTATGATGTTACTGCTGGAGAAATCTATTATGACGGAATCAATATTCAAAAAATTTCCAAAAAAGCTCTTCGTCATTCTCTAGGCATGGTTTTACAGGACACCCATCTATTTACAGGAAGTATTTTGGAAAATATTCGATATGGCAGACTGGAAGCAACGGAAGAAGAATGTATTTCCATTGCAAAATTGATAGGAGCAAACGATTTTATCAGCAGGCTACCAGAAGGATACCATACTTTCCTTTCTGAAACTATTGACACTTTGTCGACAGGTCAACGTCAATTGATTGCCATTGCTCGTGCTGCAATTGCTGATCCGCCAATTATGATTTTAGATGAGGCAACTTCTTCCATAGATACTAAAACAGAAAACATAATTCAAAGAGCTATGGAAATATTGATGCAAGGAAGAACTGTTTTCATCATCGCTCATCGACTTTCCACGGTAAAAAGTGCAGATCTTATTCTTGTTCTAGAAAAAGGACATATCATAGAGCAAGGAAACCATGCTTCTCTCATGGCACAAAAAGGGCAATATTATCAGCTCTATACCAGTGATTTTGAACTTGAACTTCCACAATAA